In Actinomycetota bacterium, the genomic stretch CTGGTCCGGGTGGCGCGACGGTCGCCGGAGGCGGTCCAGACCGCCGAGGGAGCGGAGGAGGAGAGATGAGCACGCCGATCCTGCGCTGGACGGCGCGAGCCCTCACCCCGGTGATCGTCGTGGTGTCCCTCTACTTCCTGCTGCGCGGACACAACTCCCCCGGCGGCGGGTTCATCGCCGCGCTCGTGGCCGGGTCGGCCGTCGTCCTGCAGTACCTCGCCCACGGGCTGGACGGCGTCCGCAGGTTCATACCGGTGCGCTTCGCGACCCTCCTGTCGCTCGGACTGGTCATCGCCGTCGTATCCGGGCTCGTCCCCCTCGCGTTCGGCGGAGCCTTCCTGGAGCAGACCACCTTCGACATCGGGGACCTGCACCTGTCCTCGTCGCTCGCGTTCGACATCGGCGTCTACCTCGTGGTGCTGTCGGTCGTCGTGGTCATCGTCCGGTACCTGGGGGAGCGGCCGTGAGCGGCGCCGTCATCGTCGGGATCCTGGTCGCATCGGGGACCTACCTGATCCTCCAGCGCGGCCTCGTCCGGATCACGCTCGGGTTCGTCCTGCTCGGTCACGCCGTCAACATCCTCCTGCTCGTGTCGGGAGGCATCGGGCGCCGGGGCGCCCCCCTCGTGGGAGCCTCCGACCCCACCTCGGTGGCGGACCCGCTCCCCCAGGCGTTCGCACTGACCGCGATCGTGATCGGGTTCGCGGTCACCGCCTTCCTGCTGGCCCTCGCGTTCCGCAGCAGCCAGGTCCTGGGGGACGACGACACGGAGGGACCG encodes the following:
- a CDS encoding NADH-quinone oxidoreductase subunit K, translating into MSGAVIVGILVASGTYLILQRGLVRITLGFVLLGHAVNILLLVSGGIGRRGAPLVGASDPTSVADPLPQAFALTAIVIGFAVTAFLLALAFRSSQVLGDDDTEGP
- a CDS encoding MnhB domain-containing protein, whose translation is MSTPILRWTARALTPVIVVVSLYFLLRGHNSPGGGFIAALVAGSAVVLQYLAHGLDGVRRFIPVRFATLLSLGLVIAVVSGLVPLAFGGAFLEQTTFDIGDLHLSSSLAFDIGVYLVVLSVVVVIVRYLGERP